The Daucus carota subsp. sativus chromosome 2, DH1 v3.0, whole genome shotgun sequence genome includes a window with the following:
- the LOC135150342 gene encoding AT-hook motif nuclear-localized protein 23-like yields the protein MSNSKKSGGSSSTTPLLEEKHDEPKSQAESLPDQHGLTSPISTVPGRHGGAPQYSFNSDGSLMTNSETSVNGISKPVLLEIPSGFDVISCVVQFALHFGLAITVLTGHGLISDVDIAYPLGAIPPPCVSTSFQIISFSGAYSCLNAASGNIVSCFHVQFADGAGNVMGGRILTQMKAASTVTLVLAVSTQV from the coding sequence ATGagtaattcaaaaaaatccggTGGATCCTCATCGACGACACCTCTCTTGGAAGAAAAACATGACGAACCTAAGTCGCAGGCTGAAAGCTTACCTGACCAACATGGTTTAACAAGCCCAATATCTACAGTTCCAGGGAGGCATGGAGGAGCTCCTCAATATTCATTCAATTCTGATGGGTCTTTAATGACCAACAGTGAGACGTCAGTGAATGGCATCAGCAAACCAGTCCTTCTTGAAATCCCTAGTGGATTTGATGTCATAAGTTGTGTGGTGCAATTTGCACTGCATTTCGGGCTTGCTATAACTGTGCTTACTGGCCATGGACTCATTTCTGATGTTGATATTGCGTATCCACTAGGTGCAATCCCTCCACCATGCGTTTCTACAAGCTTCCAGATAATTTCGTTTTCTGGGGCTTACAGTTGTTTAAATGCTGCTTCTGGAAACATTGTTAGTTGTTTCCATGTTCAATTTGCAGATGGTGCAGGTAATGTTATGGGAGGACGGATTCTCACTCAGATGAAAGCAGCAAGTACTGTTACGCTTGTTCTTGCCGTTTCTACACAAGTCTGA